The Lodderomyces elongisporus chromosome 6, complete sequence region TTTATTCACACACAACAAGATAAATGATTTCCAACTGTTAAATAAACCAGGCGATGCAGTAGAGATGTCTGTTAAGCTTATCGACTCCATCGAGTTGATTCTTAGCAAGAAGCTTTATTTGCTAAACATGCCTTTGCATTATAATGATTTTAAATTGATACACGTCCCACAGAATATTATGGCAAAAGGCGAGATATTATTTTATGAATGGGTCGTTTCGTTTGTGTTGCATCATATCTCAAATTTACACCTGATCCACACCACATCTGGTGTTACCATGttgaacaaattgaaaagcttattttttcaagtgATTAACTTGGTGACAACAAGGCTACACAGCTTTAAGTTTATCAAATCCTTAAGCACACTATTGATGACAACATTGGACACTGGCGTATCGCGTTGCATGGAATATATGCAAAGTGATATTGATGCCGGACTTTTGCACTTTCAATCCATCTTGTATACGACTTGCCATTTGTACCTAGTTGTTAATGACTACGATATCATTAACAAATGTAATATGACCTCACAAAACCACCAATTAAAACTCGAACGTATTGGTCGAAAGCTATGGTTTATTCTTGATAGAGCGAGTGCCATGGTTTCCTCAAGTGAAACAATGCAGAAAATGGCTTACAATCTCAAATCATTACTTCTTCTAAACCAAGCAGATAATATTATACTCATGGACCTTTGTCACTGGGAACAAGTGGCATTGCTACTAAACAGGATCTCGTCTTCGATACTACAGTTTTTTCAGAAAAGAGATTATTTGATCCCACGGCTGCTACAGGATGTGGGTTTGAAGAATGATAATAAACGAAAACCACGCCATTACGATGCATTTCAACATACTATATCGATTGtgcttttgaaaatatataaattttgTGCAACTCGTGAATTGGTGTCAAACTTTGTTTCTAGCTTTGAAGTGTTGACTCAAGCTGCTTTTGACgacgacaacaacagcagcagcaacaacaacaacaacaacaacaataacaatactAATAATAGCAAGGAAGAAACTAATACATTGAAAGATGATGTCAACCCTGGTATTATTAAAATCACATTACGTATTATTGCAAGAAGGATAATTGAACTGAACACTGAGTACAAGGACTTACTTGGTGCCTGGCTAGTAGAAGATTCGCCAACACCTTCTTTTAATGATGCAGAATTGAGTCAGTTAAAATTTGATTTAGAAGAGAATCCGCGCAGCAAAGAACAAGCTTTGTATTTCATTATTCGGGAAGATCTTGAGTATCACGAGGCGAACGATTTCAGTGACGAAGTCAACTATATCGAGTGGATTAAATATctaaaaacaacaattaaGGAGTATCCAGAGgagtttgaaaatgaattaaCATTGTATACTTTGATGACTGCTTTGAGTAAGTTCCCACAACTATGTTTAGTAAATACACGAGATGGAGACataaacaatttcaacgaagaagaaaacaagtttGTATCTGGACCTACACCAGTTCCAGTGCCAGTGCCAGTACCTGCACCTGCACCTGCACCCGCACCCGCATCAGCACCCGCATCAGCACCAACATCAGCACCAACATCTTCTCATATTCCTTCTTCGTCTTGCTTTGGAACCGTTTCCAAGATGCGTCCACCTGTTAAAGCTACTACAGAATCAGTTatttttgaagaaattgtggatcaattttttctatCACCCAATATTTTGGACCGAATTTTAAACGAGCCAGTACTTGCATGCAATTTCTTAATTATGATTTACAATTTCTACGCAGCATATATTCCCGATTTTGGCAGTTGTGAGGGAAAAGAACTTGATGAATCCAATGCACTGCATGATTTTCATGATTCTAGTGGCTCCAATGATTGGTGTAATATTCTCCTTAATCGCTTGTTGAGTATACTAGCTACTCATACAAACAGAAGTACCAGGATGCTTGTTACTCGAATCTTACCTTTGTATTTAATCAGGGATGCGGACGAAGCAGATCTTGAACAAATATTCaagtttatttttcaaaggATAGCACTGATTGATTTCAGCATGAGTAGCAAACGATATTTAGCAGAGTCAACTATTCAAAGCTTAATCCAGTTGGCAATGGTTTGCACTGGGGTGCGTCTCTGCGCGGTTTATTTCAAACTAATCGATTGGCTTGGAGAACCCAACGACCAACACCAAAACTACGTTTATTGTGGATTTCTCGATATATCGCGTGCAAAGAATTTGTCAACATACAAATTGCTCTCACCTTATTTTCCAAGTATATCAGATTTGATAATAAAGAAACCGATTTTGTTAGACAGAATGCTTCAAGTCTTGGGTATGAGCAAGAGCTATTTTTTGAGCAGGACAAGGGACTATACGGTATGGAAGCTTTTGGAGTACCATAAAGATCCAACATTAATAAGCCAAATTGCCGAGGCATCAAACTGGTCGGTGGAAAAGTTATTAGCTCAAAACTTGCCCAAAATCTTGGCCTCGTATTTGGTAAGAGACCCCACCAATCAAAGGTATGTGGTTAAAGTATTGAGCAGTGTGTGTCCACATTATAAGCAATTCTCCACAAGTGAGATATTCACACACATTGGGGACATTACATGGAATGTGTTATTGGAAATCCAAGTAGACCACAATCACGCAGGCGAggtgaaaaatttggaaCGCATAATAGGTGCACTCGAGGTTGTAGCTACCAATGCATTGATCAGCAAAAAGCCAAAAGCAACTAATGAAcaccaaaatcaaaatcaaaatcaaaatcaagagCGATTATCgaaattgttgattgaAGAGCAAATGCTCTTGCTCGTGCAAAAGTTTAGCGATGTGACCCATCTCTTAAAAGGTGCGAAACCTTATTTGGAAAGAATAGCTTCTTTCCAGGCCATTTTGTACTTGATTAGAAATCATGCCGATGCATTGACATCTGCCTTGGGCCAATTGTCCACTTGTTTGCAAGCAACTttggaggaggaggatCTTCAAATATTGACATTAACGTGCTGGCACGAATTGGTGATTCGGTTACCATCAGCACGATTAATCTCCTTAATTGATATTGTAATCTCGATGATTTTTCAAAGATTCCAAACTTTCAACTCCGAAGCTCAAAAGATCAGTATTGAAATTTTAAAGAGAATATATTCCGAGATAAAGGATAAGCACAACCGTTATGCTTTGTATTACCTTTCGCTTCCGTTCTTGGATTACATGTCGGATTATGGTTTTATCAAAGAGTTTCGTAATCTCAAGTCCCCATCGCGTTTGACAATTTTCCAGGAGTTTAACAGAAGGCTCTCAACAAGCAACAAGTATGTTGTGGCACAAGCACTATTTGATTTATTCAACTATTGTGAAAAGTTTCAAGTCAATTGTCAAAGAGACTATTTCAAGGATGCTAGTTTAACTTCAACAATTACATTACTCGTGCGAACAATATTTGACACTGCAACACAGTTTCAAAGTACAGATCCTCAGATCGCGTCAGATTGCGCAAAAGTTTTGGCCATCATTGGAGCATTGGATGCTAACAAGTTTCAATTCAAAACCGTTCAGCAACTGATTGTGGTGCAAcacaattttgaaaagagcAACGAAAATGCACAGTTTCTAGTAGACTTGATTGAAAACTATATTTTGAAGTTGTTTTGGGCATCGAATGATCCACATCGACAATTGTTTTCTGCATATGCTATGCAAAACTTCCTTACAATAATGAACTTGGATGAAAACTCTCTAGAACGTGGCGATAGCATTTGGAATAAATTTGGCGAGATTGCCAAGTCGACATTGACACCATTGCTCAATTCCAAATACGCGGCTCAAAAGCCCAAACCAATGAACATCAGAATCCCGTTTCTTGATTCTAGCATGAGATACGACACATGGCTAGTTGGGTTTACATCCTATGTGTTGAGAAGAGGATGCGAGGCTGAGCCCAACGAAAAACTTAACGCAAGGCAAAAGATTTTTCAAACGTGTGCTATTCTCatcaataaagaaagagattTGAGATTATGCCAGCATTTATTAAAGTATGCAGTCTTGAGCCACATAATGACATTGAATACAGAGGTTGTTCAGCAAATTAAAGAAGAGTTTCTTTACATCATGCAAGTTGATTTAAATGCCCTCTCTTCAGAAGAACGCAAGACACAGTTGAAGCTCTGTTTCCAAGCCGTTTTTGCTGTTTTTGACTATTTGAATGAGTGGACTTCATCAACGAGACATTATTCAAATTATCTGGTGTCACTGGACTCTACTACTTCGGATTTATGGAGCGATAGAATTGAAGAAGTAagcacttttctttcccatTTTCATATGGATCTTATGGCGGCCAACTCTGTTCAATGTGACTCTTTTGAGCGTACCATTATGTATATCGAAAAACTATATCGTGAAAATCATATCAGCAACACATCGTTTATAATGGGAAATTTTAATGCTGCTCGAACATTGCAAATGATGTATGCTAACTTAAATGATTATGATACCCTAAATGGCATTCTCAAACTATTTTCGACTAATAATGTCAAGGATAAATTGGCAGCTTTTGAGTATAGTGACAATTCAAGTCTTGCTTTTGAGTCATTTAAGGTGtcttcaacatcaaccAACACAGCTACAATAGCAGGATCAACAGGGGCAGTAGGAGCTGATGATCAAAATTGGAGAGGAAGCAGCACTAAGCTATTATACGCTCTCAACGAGAGAGGTGCACACGACCAGGTCTTGTCGACGTTATCTGAAAAAGCAAATTTGAATAATTGACGTCAAATCTCTTCAGATTGGTCTATATTGGGACTTAAATCTGCTATATATGCAGGTGATATTGACAAACTTCGTAGCTGGTTGGAGGTTACCGATACAGTGGGCATACCGGATGATGTGGAAACATCCGTCACCTACGAATTAGCTCGttctttgctctttttaTCGAATAGAGATTCCAATGCGGTTAAAGGTTCTGTGAAATCAATTTATAATTCCGCGGGCCAATCGCTTGTGCCATCTTTCTCCTCTAATTTCAGTAAGAACGTGTCCCTTATGAACCAACTTCACTCAACATACGATTTAGAAGAGGTATTAAAGTCTCAAGGGTCGAGCGACATTTGGAAAATCAGGCTAACAAACACAGATCAGGATTATGAAACACAAATGCGGATCTTGAGCACACATATTGTGGCTCTCCAATTTCTTGGCCTCAACGAAAAAGTATCTAATATGCTTTTACTTGAATCTGAATTAGCAAGAGAAAACGGTCGTTTTGATGTTTCTACAAAAGCAGTGGTTAGGGCAATGGCTTTAGACAATCCATTTGCAAACGttgaatttgcaaaattatTATGGACGCAAGGCAAACAATCTGAAGCGATTAAATCTATTCTGGAAACATTGGCCAACCCGCCTTCAACAGACCCAAAATTAATGGCAAGAGTACAATTGCAATACGCAAACTGGCTTGATGAGTCCAACCATGTGTCTGCACGCCAAATCATTGAGGAATATAAAAAAGCATTCAATATGGATAAAGAGTATGAAAAATCATGCTATGACATTGGGAAATACTATAGTAAATTAATGGAAACATCTCTGGAAAAATCAGGGTTGTACGAGCATCTTACTGTGCGGAATTACTTAAGAGCAGTGTCACTAAGCACGCGATATATTTTTGAAGCATTGCCCAAACTAATAACAGTATGGCTAGATTTTGCAAAGCgtccaaaaaaaaccaagTCTGCAGAGAAAATACTTCTTCAAATGGTGGGCGATGTCAATGCTAGTCTCAAAAGCATTCCAAACTATATCTGGTATACGGCACTCACGCAAATCCTTTCGCGAATTATCCATGACCATGAACCTTCATTCCGTATTTTGGCAACGATTGTTACGAACCTCATCAAGGAGTTTCCGCGTCATAGTCTTTGGTATGTGCTATCACACGTTTATTCTACTGATCCCAAACGGAAACAAAGGGTAGAAACGATTTTGGATGTACTTAAACGGTCAAAAAGGACTAAGGATGGCGAGTTAATAGTAGGTGCTCAGAACttattttcaaagtttATCGAAATTGCCTCTAAACAAGTTGCAAAATCGCCCAAAACCAAACAATTGTCCTTGTCCAGATATTTCGGCGTTTTGGATCCTCGCCAACCTCACACAGAGTTGGTTATTCCAGTGCAATCCAATTTGCAAATTCGATTACCTCAAAgtgaaacaacaatatatACAAGCTTTCCTAAATCTGCTTCTGTGACATTTGATGGCTTTGACGACGTGgtgaatatttttttctctttgcaAATGCCGAGACAAATCACTATTCGCGGGTCAGATGGTAAGCCGTATAGATTGATGATTAAAAGCGACGATACCAGAAAAGATGCCAAGGTGGTTGAGTTCACTACAATGGTCAATAGAATTTTACAGGCGAGTTCAGAAGCTAGGAAGAGAAACTTGAGTGTGGCTAATTACTCGGTGATACCTTTATCAGAGAAAATAGGAGTCATTGAGTTTGTAGTCGATGTGCAGACGATGAAAAGTATTATaacagaagaaagaagacgAAGGAATAAGGTTGttaatgaaagaaagatattTATGGCTCTCGAACTGGCTCAAAAATttatcaaagaaaaaagaccGGATGAAAATGGCTTGAAGATGCAAGCTTTAGTCGAATTGTTTCAAGGTATTCTTGACAAGAATGAGCCACTTTTGCACCACTggtttgttgaagaatttTCAGATCCCAGTTCGTGGTATATTGCGCGAAATGAATTCACGAGATCTTCTGCAGTAATGTCGATTGTTGGATACTTAATAGGGCTAGGTGATCGTCATTGTGAAAACATTTTGCTCTTCAAAAAGAGTGGTGCTGTTTTACACATTGACtttgattgtttgtttgagAAGGGGAAATCACTACCTACTCCTGAGGTTGTTCCTTTTAGATTGACACAAAATATGGTTGATGCTATGGGAATATGCGGAGTAGATGGAGGTTTTCGAGTCTCATGCGAGGTTGTTGGAAAACTACTTCGAAGCAATGAGCAGTCTTTGATGAACATATTGGAGAATTTGCTATACGATCCACTTTTGGATTGGAAAATTAACCAGAATCCTCAACACGATCTTTCAAAAGTCAGGAAAAAAATCCGTGGGTTGATAAATGAAGACGAAGGTTTGGCCATGAATGTGCATGGTCAAGTAGATGTACTAATCCAGGAGGCAACATCCATAGAACGCTTAGCGCGAATGTATGGTGGGTGGTCTGCGTATGTTTAGAATGTATATACATGCACATATGAGtttaaagcaaaagaaaaaagtaaaaggaAATCAAACTCTTTCAAAACTTTCTACGACACGTATGTTAATACGTAAAATATTTGTAGCCAGaataaaaccaaaaaaaaaaaacacagtTACAAATTGATCTATTCTTACAtttataattttaattGGTGCAAGCCACAAAAGCGAAAAGAAGACCaaaaaatttcttcaagaccgagacaaaaaaaataaagcatAAAATCCTCCCTTGCGGGGAATCGAACCCCGATCTGCTCGGTGAAAGCGAACCGTGATAGCCATTACACTACAAAGGATTTTTGTATACATTGATTTATAAtatcttccttttttgcgGTATTTCTCTTTGACAGATCTGGGTTCCTTGGAACTTGCATCAAGGATCTGTGTGTATGTGGTTAAGTTCTTGTATTCGCATATAACGCACTGCACGTTATATGGAACTACTCTATAGTAAACCTCTACTATGTGTCGGTGTCTGACTCTCAAAACAAGTTGATTtctaaataaaatataaaccAAAATCGAGTGAGCAAAGTCCCTCTTTTATATTCGAACTTTTCTCATCTTCGTACTATGAACTGTTACTTCCTAAACACAACTAACTCACAACATAATTACTATGTTGAAATtagacaacaacaatgaagGCTATGCTAAATTGAAACAATAAGTTCTATTCTAACGTATTCTCTGAATCCGATATAGAACATACATGTGTTGTATATCGGACCTTAGGTACGATTAGAATAGGACTCAAGAAAATTGACGTCACATTTTCTCATGTGATTTTGTGGTTTCGCGGATTGTAAGATGAGATGTAGCACATACGCTGCGTATTGCTACGTAAATAGTTTTCGTTATGTATCAAGCCAGACTATAAAAGGAGGACTTGCGCTCTCGAATTTAGTTTATAGTTTCTACTTAGAAATCAACTTGCgtttcaacaaaaaaagtgtttaaGACATTCAACAGTTTGTAGAAGGTACAACAGTAGTTAGTTGTGCCACATACCACATTCCGAAGAACTCATAACCTTGTTGCAAGTTCAAGGTTGACTCAACTATCATATTAAGGACATTATAAATCATCTGGTAGCGTCGCTTCTATAATATTCTTAATATCACCATGAATTCAGACCGGATGGATATCGAACCTCGTCATTTCAGCCTTCCCATGGAAGCTATGGAGGCGTTGATTCGTGACCAGGCTACCATGTTTGCCAAGATGATTGAGACGATGAATGCAGATAGGTTTAAGGCTGGTACGGAGTCGAACCCTGCGGCTTTGTTCAATCCGCGTAATCCCgcaaagttgaagaagttTATTTCGGAGGTTGAGACGAAGGCTCAATTTCACGACAAATATTGGGATAATAAGGTGGCTTATGCTCAAATATTCATGGTGGGTAGCATATTTGATGATTGGATTCCTTGCGCGATCCGTATCTTGAAGTAACTTCAAAATCTGTGATAAATAAGCATCCGTGTCGTACGAAGCCTTTATCTGATCCACAACATTTCGTTGTCGTAATACCTGGGTAACAGTTTCTCCCGATTCCATTACCTCGTTGACTGTAGCATCTAAGTCGTCAAGCTCAACCTTACCAGCATCTACCAAACGCGATAACACATCAGCAAGAACGTTTTCTTCTCCACTTCGATACCGAACCTTGAGATTACACTCTTGCAACGATTCAAGCCAACGAATAATTCGTTCCGACTCTGGACGAGTATTCGAAGCAAGTAACGTTTCTAAGCTTTGGTGATCTGTATACACCACCGTTTCATAGCCTAAAATAAAATGCCTGAACTTCTTAACAGCAAACACAATCAGTAACAACTCCTTCTGCCTAATAAGATAATTCCGTTCAGCAACCGTTAGGGAACGGGAAACCATCTCAATGACCCCGACCACCTCTTGATTATGAACCTGTTTAAGAACTGCACCAATCGCATGATGTGAAGCGTCAACTTCCAACTGGAAACTCACTGGTTTTAGGTCATAATTAACCTTGATTAATAAATCagatttcaacaatttctgTCTCAATTTCTCAAACGCTTCCTCGTGCACCTTAGTAAATTGAACTTTACCTTTTGTAGCGAACTCATATAACGGAGCAGCGATTtgtgaaaaattttcaatgtAGTGGCGGAAATAATTAAAGAAACCCAACGCACTTCTCATGTCCTTTGGATTCTCTGGTGTCTTAAGTGCAGCAATAGCTTTCAACTGGGCTTCAGGAATTCGTGTTCCCTTCATCCCCACTTCATGACCTAAAAAGGTCACCCTCGATACTCCCAACTCGCACTTGGAACCTTTAAAGaagaatttgttttttctaaaCGCTTCAAACAACATCTGCAATGACTTCCTGTGGTCCTCTATAGAATTAGAGTAGACAATAATGTCATCAATATAGTTTACACAACCAGGTATCTCTTGAATTAACTGAGAGACCGTTTCCTGCAAAATAGCTGGAGCATTGGTAAACCCAAATGGCAATACATTATAAGCAAACTTCTTGCCGAATGCTGTAAAAGCAGTAACATGACTAGTCTCATCGTCCAAACGGATCTGATGGAAACTCTGTGTCATATCCAAAGTGGAATAATACCGATAACCTGACACCTCCTTAATCAACTGTTCAACCACTGGCATCTGAAATTGTTTCTGAACTACCGCCAAATTCAATAACCGATAATCCACACACATCCGGTAAGAACCATCCTTCTTCCGGACAAACAACACAGGGGAATTGAAGTCAGATTCTCCCACGCCTAACTGTCTAATCAAACCAGCATCAAGCATCTTCTTGACCTGAGACTTAAGCTCCGCAAACTCTGGTTTACCTAGTGGATACTGCTTTCCACTCGGGGCCGTTACGTATGGAATCACATTAATCCGATGATCCCATTTCCCCCTAGACACCGGCGTTTCCTTCAACTCTTGAAGGAATATGTCCTTATAATCCTTGATGAGGTCGGGAAACAATCCATTTGGATCCCTCGGCAACTCCTCATCAACTTCCTCCGTCTTTAATGTGAACACACTAACTTCCGCAGCATTTTCAACTGCCTCAACGAATTCCTCGCTGTCAACCAACCCAAGAGGGTTCTCTTTGCTAACTCCGGCAAAGGATCTCTTTTTGAATGAGATCAAATTCTCGTATTCACCGACGAATCCTAGTCCCAATACCATATCTTTGGAAAACCCGGGGACTACCATAAACCAACGGCTAAAATGTATACCGTTAATACTAAACTCAAGCAACACTCTCTTGGTCACTTGCCTACTTGCACCGAATGCAACTACCACGTCGCATAAGCAAGTATCCTGAGGGAGACTATCGATCTTCCCTCCCACAAACTCAGCCAGCACCAAGTCTGCGCCCGAACCGGAATCTATCAATGCCATGCATTCCCTGCCTTTAACCGAAGGCAGTGTCATTACCACCGGAACGTAAAACTTACTATTTTTAATGGGAGGTGGCGGAATGACCTTCTCCGGATCAAACCCCTTCCTCACTGAAACCTCAAAGAGCTCAAGCTCTTTCAACTCTTGCGAGTCACCATCCCTACCTTGGGATTCACTGACATCCGTCAGCCGTGCAGCTTCATCTAACTCATCCAAGTTACAATCAGCCCTCAAACTCGATACTTCTTGTACGAGTTCATTTCTCTTAATATCGTCACGCGTTACCACACTTCCCAACTCCGCGCACACCTCCTCCGGACGCCGAACCGAAACTTGATCGAATGTCACGGTACGTCTGCCAGACTCCAGTGCCAAGCTGTTTGGTTTAACGTCCCCCAGCTCGAGAGACTTAACTAGTTTTTTGAGTCTCCTGAAGATTTACCCGAGGTCTTTCCACGCAATGGGCAGAACTTCGCAATATGCCCTGTCTTACGACAACTAAAACAGCCATTATTAGCCTTTAACAATTGCTTTTCCTGTTTTCTGAGTTTTTTAACAGAAACAGCGTCC contains the following coding sequences:
- the MEC1 gene encoding serine/threonine-protein kinase M1 (BUSCO:EOG092600SD); the encoded protein is MSAKPRYLTDAERAKVLEFQDMIHYSPRYSDDTHEYRHVMLPKNMLKVIPQDYFNPETGTLRILLEEEWRGLGITQSLGWVHYETHAPEPHILLFKRPINYELSQFLLDIEKNIDDQETDFKKLILYVFLFTHNKINDFQSLNKPGDAVEMSVKLIDSIELILSKKLYLLNMPLHYNDFKLIHVPQNIMAKGEILFYEWVVSFVLHHISNLHSIHTTSGVTMLNKLKSLFFQVINLVTTRLHSFKFIKSLSTLLMTTLDTGVSRCMEYMQSDIDAGLLHFQSILYTTCHLYLVVNDYDIINKCNMTSQNHQLKLERIGRKLWFILDRASAMVSSSETMQKMAYNLKSLLLLNQADNIILMDLCHWEQVALLLNRISSSILQFFQKRDYLIPRSLQDVGLKNDNKRKPRHYDAFQHTISIVLLKIYKFCATRELVSNFVSSFEVLTQAAFDDDNNSSSNNNNNNNNNNTNNSKEETNTLKDDVNPGIIKITLRIIARRIIESNTEYKDLLGAWLVEDSPTPSFNDAELSQLKFDLEENPRSKEQALYFIIREDLEYHEANDFSDEVNYIEWIKYLKTTIKEYPEEFENELTLYTLMTALSKFPQLCLVNTRDGDINNFNEEENKFVSGPTPVPVPVPVPAPAPAPAPASAPASAPTSAPTSSHIPSSSCFGTVSKMRPPVKATTESVIFEEIVDQFFLSPNILDRILNEPVLACNFLIMIYNFYAAYIPDFGSCEGKELDESNASHDFHDSSGSNDWCNILLNRLLSILATHTNRSTRMLVTRILPLYLIRDADEADLEQIFKFIFQRIASIDFSMSSKRYLAESTIQSLIQLAMVCTGVRLCAVYFKLIDWLGEPNDQHQNYVYCGFLDISRAKNLSTYKLLSPYFPSISDLIIKKPILLDRMLQVLGMSKSYFLSRTRDYTVWKLLEYHKDPTLISQIAEASNWSVEKLLAQNLPKILASYLVRDPTNQRYVVKVLSSVCPHYKQFSTSEIFTHIGDITWNVLLEIQVDHNHAGEVKNLERIIGALEVVATNALISKKPKATNEHQNQNQNQNQERLSKLLIEEQMLLLVQKFSDVTHLLKGAKPYLERIASFQAILYLIRNHADALTSALGQLSTCLQATLEEEDLQILTLTCWHELVIRLPSARLISLIDIVISMIFQRFQTFNSEAQKISIEILKRIYSEIKDKHNRYALYYLSLPFLDYMSDYGFIKEFRNLKSPSRLTIFQEFNRRLSTSNKYVVAQALFDLFNYCEKFQVNCQRDYFKDASLTSTITLLVRTIFDTATQFQSTDPQIASDCAKVLAIIGALDANKFQFKTVQQSIVVQHNFEKSNENAQFLVDLIENYILKLFWASNDPHRQLFSAYAMQNFLTIMNLDENSLERGDSIWNKFGEIAKSTLTPLLNSKYAAQKPKPMNIRIPFLDSSMRYDTWLVGFTSYVLRRGCEAEPNEKLNARQKIFQTCAILINKERDLRLCQHLLKYAVLSHIMTLNTEVVQQIKEEFLYIMQVDLNALSSEERKTQLKLCFQAVFAVFDYLNEWTSSTRHYSNYSVSSDSTTSDLWSDRIEEVSTFLSHFHMDLMAANSVQCDSFERTIMYIEKLYRENHISNTSFIMGNFNAARTLQMMYANLNDYDTLNGILKLFSTNNVKDKLAAFEYSDNSSLAFESFKVSSTSTNTATIAGSTGAVGADDQNWRGSSTKLLYALNERDWSILGLKSAIYAGDIDKLRSWLEVTDTVGIPDDVETSVTYELARSLLFLSNRDSNAVKGSVKSIYNSAGQSLVPSFSSNFSKNVSLMNQLHSTYDLEEVLKSQGSSDIWKIRLTNTDQDYETQMRILSTHIVALQFLGLNEKVSNMLLLESELARENGRFDVSTKAVVRAMALDNPFANVEFAKLLWTQGKQSEAIKSISETLANPPSTDPKLMARVQLQYANWLDESNHVSARQIIEEYKKAFNMDKEYEKSCYDIGKYYSKLMETSSEKSGLYEHLTVRNYLRAVSLSTRYIFEALPKLITVWLDFAKRPKKTKSAEKILLQMVGDVNASLKSIPNYIWYTALTQILSRIIHDHEPSFRILATIVTNLIKEFPRHSLWYVLSHVYSTDPKRKQRVETILDVLKRSKRTKDGELIVGAQNLFSKFIEIASKQVAKSPKTKQLSLSRYFGVLDPRQPHTELVIPVQSNLQIRLPQSETTIYTSFPKSASVTFDGFDDVVNIFFSLQMPRQITIRGSDGKPYRLMIKSDDTRKDAKVVEFTTMVNRILQASSEARKRNLSVANYSVIPLSEKIGVIEFVVDVQTMKSIITEERRRRNKVVNERKIFMALESAQKFIKEKRPDENGLKMQALVELFQGILDKNEPLLHHWFVEEFSDPSSWYIARNEFTRSSAVMSIVGYLIGLGDRHCENILLFKKSGAVLHIDFDCLFEKGKSLPTPEVVPFRLTQNMVDAMGICGVDGGFRVSCEVVGKLLRSNEQSLMNILENLLYDPLLDWKINQNPQHDLSKVRKKIRGLINEDEGLAMNVHGQVDVLIQEATSIERLARMYGGWSAYV